AAGATGGCGGTTGATGACTCGGGTATCCAGTTTGCCAATGAAGATCTCTTCCGGGCCGGTTGTATGGTGGGTTCCGGGGTGGGTGGCTTGATCACCATGGAGGATCAGCACAGTGTGTTGCTGAACCGCGGTCCCGATCGCAGCTCTCCGTTTATGATTCCGATGATGATTGTGAATATGGCCTCAGGTCTGGTGGCGATTGAGCACGGCCTGAAAGGCGCCAACTTCTGCGTTGTATCCGCTTGCGCCAGCGGTACCCACTCCATTGGTGAAGCGGCGCGTCAGATCCAGTACGGGGATGCCGATATCATGTTGGCAGGCGGTACCGAAGCCGTCGTGTGTCCGCTCGGTATTGCCGGGTTCTCCGCCATGCGCGCCATGAGCACCCGGAATGATGATCCGACCCATGCGAGCCGTCCGTTTGACAAGGATCGCGATGGGTTCGTCATGGGCGAGGGTGCGGGCATTGTGGTTTTGGAAGAGTACGAGCACGCCAAAAAGCGCGGAGCGAAAATTTATGCTGAAGTCGGTGGCTACGGGGCCACCTGCGACGCCAATCACATTACCGCCCCCTCTCCGGGTGGCGAAGGCGGCGCGCGGGCCATGGTGAAGGCCATGAATGAAGCCGGCTTGATGCCTGATCAGGTCGATTATATCAATGCGCACGGCACCAGTACCCCCGTGGGTGATAAGAGCGAAACGGATGCCGTAAAGGTGGCTTTTGGTGACTCAGCTAAAAAGGTGATGGTCAGCTCCACCAAGTCGGTCACCGGGCATCTGCTCGGGGCCGCCGGTGGACTGGAAACCATCATCTGCGCCCTGGCACTCCAGAAGGGTATAGTTCCTCCGACAATGAACTACACCACCCCTGATCCGGAATTGGATCTGGACTATGTCCCCAACCAGGCTCGTGAGTTTAATATCCGCGCCTGCCTGAATAATTCCCTAGGGTTTGGTGGTCACAATGCCTCGCTTCTGCTGAAGCGCATTTGATTTAACCCATTGGCAAGCTCGAAATCCTTGTTGAGGCGCGGCCCGGGAACGGACCGCGCCTCATTTTTTTAGGCCGCTTTAACCTCAATCTTCCGTTCATGCCTCCTTTCTGAGTGTGTTTTCGGAAGCGTAATGGACAGTACCCCGTTCCTCAGGCGGGCTTCGATCTTTTGAGGGTCCACAGGGGTTGAAAGGGGGATGGCCCTTTCAAACGATCCATAGAACCGTTCAAAATGATAGGACTGTTTGGACTGCTTCTCATTCTCGGAGGCTTTTTCGCCCCGGATCCTCAACGTATCCCCTTCCAGGCGGAGCGTAAGGTCATCCTTCTCCACTCCGGGAAGTTCCGCCCTGACCAGAATGGCCTGAGGGGTCTCCTGGATATCGACTTGAGGTGTAAAAACTGCAGAGGTAGGCTCCTCCCACAGCCACATGGGGCGAATGCCGAAATCTTCAGAGATTTCGTCTAACATCCGGTCCATATTCCGTTCCAGGGCTAATTCATCCCTGAAAACCTTATCCCAGACGACGGGGACCTTCTCCGGGTCTTTTTTGGCCAAGGTTTTTGGGGTCGGTCGCCTCACCATTGGGGGCTTCCTGAGTTCCTGTTTGACTAGGTGTTTCGAGTTCATGGCACCCTCCTTTCTGTTATGCGTGAGTCACCGCATGACTCGAACTCTTGTTTCTTCCCTACACCGGGAATTATCGCGCATTCATAACAGGCTGTCAACTCGGCCCCGCTTCACTCTTGCCTCTTTTGGGTAAATCGGCGAATCTATAGGACCTATGGCAAACACACGAAATAAGTTGTATGTGGGAATGGGCCCCTTGCTGGGCATCATGGCCCTGGTGTTATATGTCACCACGCTGAGTCGGGGCGCGTACCCGGGGGAGTCCGCCAGCCTGATGATGACAGAATTGGGGCTGAATCCCCTGGGAACCTCTTCGCATCTACTCTGGAGTTGGGTGGTGGAAGGGGTGGGGAAACTGCCGTTGGGGTCCCTCGTCTACCGGTTAAATCTCCTGAGCGCGGTATGTGCCGCTGCCACGGTGGCGCTCTTTTTCCGGGTAATGGCCGATGTCGTCTGGGCCGTGATTCCGGTGAACGATCAGAATGCAGGGGTGGCCAGCCGTGCCTCACTATGGGCGGGCGTGGTCGGCAGTGTGGCCCTGATGGGCTCCATGCCGTTCTGGTATGTGGCCAATCGCTTTCATCCGGCGGCGTTTGATCTGCTATTGCTCCTGGTTCTGGCAAAGCTGTTGCTGACGTTTATGCGACGGGCTGAGCTGAGGGTGGGGCTGGTGTTGGCCGTTTTATATGGGGCCTTTGCGATAGAGTTTACAACCCTGATTGTGTTTGCCCCGCTGGTGCTGGCCGCGGTGATGCTCTCCCTCTGGATGAATGGGGATCTCCGCTGGGGCCGTGTGCTTCCCATCGGCGGTTGCCTGCTGCTCGGACTGTTGCTGTATGTCCCCGCCGCCTGGCGTCTGGAGGGCAGTAATGCGTTTGAGTTGAATCAAGGGCATGGCTTTTGGGTGGCCCTCTCTTTTGTTGTAAAAAACCAATATCACCTGATTGTCTCCAGTTTGCCTCAAATCGGCTGGCTGCTGGTGATTATTGTCGGCATTGTGCCCTGGCTGGCGGTGCTGGTGGTGGCGCGGCGCGGGTTGAACGAGGAGCGGGACTGGGGGCTGTACTGTCTGCACCTGAGTCTTACGGCCGTGGTGCTGGCGGTCGCGTTCAATGCCCCTTTCTCGCCCTGGCGTATTTTGGGGCCCTGGCGTGTGCTGGTGACGCCTTATGTCTTGCTGGCCTTTTGCTACGGGTACCTGACCGCGTATTGGAGTCTGTTCCCTCACCTGTTTTTCCAGAATGCCGAGGAGGACGAGCGCGGTAAGTTATGGTTTCGTGAATATGGGGGCAGTCTCCCGGGCGGTTTGCTTCTGGCGGCGGCGATCGTCGCGGCAGGGCTCAATTTTTCCGCCGCGGATGCCCGTCCGGCCGGCGCACTGAACCAGTATGCCGGGGCGGTGGCGCAGGCGATGGCCGGGCGGACCTGGCTGGTGACGGATGGAATGATGGATAGCAATATCGAACTGGCGGCCAGGGAGCAGGGCATTCCCCTGCACCTGCTGAATCTCCAGCAGGGAAACAGCGCGCTGTACATGAAGCAGATCGCCCGCTCATTCGAAAATGTGCGAATGAAGAGTCTGGCGGAAGTGGACGGACTGGCCTTCATCCGGGAGTGGATGGACGCGGATACTAATTTTTCCCGGCAGGTCTCTTTCATGAGTTTCCCCGATTTATGGGTCTCCGCCGCCCTGCAACCGGTGCCGGACTGCGTCCATTTCACCGGGGTACGCGCCCTGTCGGAGGTCGATGTGGAGGCGCTTTGGAAGCGGCATCAGGAGTTTTGGGGCCAGCCGTTTATTGGAGAACTGGCCGCACTTGCCAAAAAAGATTCCCTGCTGGCCTATCCGGCGGCAAATGTAATGCGGCATCTCAGCATGGTGGCCAATAATTTGGGGGTGCTGATGGAAGACGCCGGCCAGCGTAAGCAGGCGTACGAGTCCTATGTCAAGGCGCGGGCGCTGGATGCCGGGAACATC
This is a stretch of genomic DNA from bacterium. It encodes these proteins:
- a CDS encoding tetratricopeptide repeat protein, translated to MANTRNKLYVGMGPLLGIMALVLYVTTLSRGAYPGESASLMMTELGLNPLGTSSHLLWSWVVEGVGKLPLGSLVYRLNLLSAVCAAATVALFFRVMADVVWAVIPVNDQNAGVASRASLWAGVVGSVALMGSMPFWYVANRFHPAAFDLLLLLVLAKLLLTFMRRAELRVGLVLAVLYGAFAIEFTTLIVFAPLVLAAVMLSLWMNGDLRWGRVLPIGGCLLLGLLLYVPAAWRLEGSNAFELNQGHGFWVALSFVVKNQYHLIVSSLPQIGWLLVIIVGIVPWLAVLVVARRGLNEERDWGLYCLHLSLTAVVLAVAFNAPFSPWRILGPWRVLVTPYVLLAFCYGYLTAYWSLFPHLFFQNAEEDERGKLWFREYGGSLPGGLLLAAAIVAAGLNFSAADARPAGALNQYAGAVAQAMAGRTWLVTDGMMDSNIELAAREQGIPLHLLNLQQGNSALYMKQIARSFENVRMKSLAEVDGLAFIREWMDADTNFSRQVSFMSFPDLWVSAALQPVPDCVHFTGVRALSEVDVEALWKRHQEFWGQPFIGELAALAKKDSLLAYPAANVMRHLSMVANNLGVLMEDAGQRKQAYESYVKARALDAGNISALLNQMTMLDRGYAAADADAVRQEFKEFLKTIKQKFQIWSLSRVYGYVRMPEAYANLGMSWAFSGQPGMAVAGYKRAIELAPDRKDQLSQGLAMAYLAQDQSAAGEEILRQLFEKEPGNTSVLLSLARLAARKNQFDEAGILLDRAQKAGVPRERIAMEYAVMHLASGEPGKARVILQELVDVSPGMTSAWALLAGVFMMENDEKGLDECERKLTRAKGQDFITTVVLAQIALRRARPVEARTYLDQALVMRPGTPLLLDLLLRLDVQEGRRDWAGGHIRSLLLLDPGHPFANQVLASMQLERKEYTQAENSLRKSLARSKDPSVMNDLAWVLQEKGQLDEAEPLIRSVLKTNDKMGVGWDTLGMILMKRGKWADAGEAFQKALSLEPESTSVQFHMAVLYDKKGDSGKAAELTENLLGHPAGLSPAEQDELRQISRRVRQK
- the fabF gene encoding beta-ketoacyl-ACP synthase II, whose translation is MEKRRVVITGLGMVSPLGSDLNVFWQRLISGTSGIRRITKFDASAMATQIAGEVVEFEIDKFIPKKEQRRMDPFCHYAVAAAKMAVDDSGIQFANEDLFRAGCMVGSGVGGLITMEDQHSVLLNRGPDRSSPFMIPMMIVNMASGLVAIEHGLKGANFCVVSACASGTHSIGEAARQIQYGDADIMLAGGTEAVVCPLGIAGFSAMRAMSTRNDDPTHASRPFDKDRDGFVMGEGAGIVVLEEYEHAKKRGAKIYAEVGGYGATCDANHITAPSPGGEGGARAMVKAMNEAGLMPDQVDYINAHGTSTPVGDKSETDAVKVAFGDSAKKVMVSSTKSVTGHLLGAAGGLETIICALALQKGIVPPTMNYTTPDPELDLDYVPNQAREFNIRACLNNSLGFGGHNASLLLKRI
- a CDS encoding Hsp20/alpha crystallin family protein, producing MNSKHLVKQELRKPPMVRRPTPKTLAKKDPEKVPVVWDKVFRDELALERNMDRMLDEISEDFGIRPMWLWEEPTSAVFTPQVDIQETPQAILVRAELPGVEKDDLTLRLEGDTLRIRGEKASENEKQSKQSYHFERFYGSFERAIPLSTPVDPQKIEARLRNGVLSITLPKTHSERRHERKIEVKAA